One window of the Eucalyptus grandis isolate ANBG69807.140 chromosome 8, ASM1654582v1, whole genome shotgun sequence genome contains the following:
- the LOC104415695 gene encoding receptor protein kinase-like protein ZAR1 yields the protein LFSSSTSLHFLPPSFLCKTTLKTISTPTLTFSPIHNFLLSLYNRHLLRRDEPPRLPVELDRPPCPRRRPRPALSLSPDGLSLLSLKSAVDEPPGAASAFADWNEDDPTPCRWTGVSCANVSANSSDDPRVVGLAVSGKGLRGYIPSELGTLLYLRRLNLHGNDLSGPIPDPLFNATSLHSLFLYGNNLSGPLPPSICGLPRLQNLDLSNNSFSGALPDGLRSCKQLQRLILADNRFSGEIPAAIWPALENLVQLDLSSNNFTGPIPAEIGQLKSLSSTLNLSHNRLSGAIPKALGDLPVTVSFDLKGNNLSGEIPQTGSFASQGPTAFLANPLLCGFPLQKACNSPAQSGAPSSGPNNSPTTDSDSRKGLSPGLIILISVADAAGVALLGLVVVYIYWKKKDTDTCSCTGKTKLGRGGGGGGCRAAARICVFPCLGGAGGHEDSEAEEPEKSERSHGDSGGAAGKEGDLVAIDRGFTFELDELLRASAYVLGKSGLGIVYKVVLGNGVPVAVRRLGEGGEQRYKEFVAEVQAIGRVKHPNVVKLRAYYWAPDEKLLISDFISNGNLASALRGKSGQPSSSLSWSTRLRIAKGTARGLAYLHECSPRKFVHGDVKPSNILLDNEFQAYISDFGLNRLISITGNNPSSGGFIGGALPYFKSVQPEKANNYRAPEARVPGSRPTQKWDIYSFGVVLLELLTGKSPELSPTTSTSIEVPDIVRWVRKGFEDEVPLSDMVDPMLLQEVHAKKEVLAAFHVALACTEADPEIRPRMKTVSENLERVGT from the exons ctcttctcctcctccacctccctcCACTTCCTCCCCCCTTCCTTCCTCTGCAAAACTACATTAAAAACCATCTCCACTCCCACTCTCACTTTCTCACCCATACACaacttccttctctctctctataaccGCCATTTGCTCCGCCGCGATGAGCCGCCGCGCCTCCCTGTGGAGCTTGATCGCCCTCCttgccctcgccgccgcccccgccccgCCCTCTCCCTCAGCCCCGACggcctctccctcctctccctcaAGTCCGCCGTCGACGAGCCCCCCGGCGCCGCCTCCGCCTTCGCCGACTGGAACGAGGACGACCCCACCCCCTGCCGCTGGACGGGGGTGTCCTGCGCCAACGTCTCCGCCAACTCCTCCGACGACCCCCGCGTCGTCGGCCTCGCCGTCTCCGGCAAGGGCCTCCGCGGCTACATCCCCTCCGAGCTCGGCACCCTGCTCTACCTCCGCCGCCTCAACCTCCACGGCAACGACCTCTCCGGCCCCATCCCCGACCCCCTCTTCAACGCCACCTCCCTCCACAGCCTCTTCCTCTACGGCAACAACCTCTCCGGCCCGCTCCCGCCCTCGATCTGCGGCCTCCCCAGGCTCCAGAACCTCGACCTCTCCAACAACTCCTTCTCCGGGGCCCTGCCGGATGGGCTCCGGAGCTGCAAGCAGCTGCAGCGGCTGATCCTCGCCGACAACCGGTTCTCCGGCGAAATCCCGGCGGCGATCTGGCCGGCGCTGGAGAATCTGGTGCAGCTCGACCTGTCCTCCAACAATTTCACCGGGCCGATCCCGGCCGAAATCGGCCAGCTCAAGTCCCTCTCCAGCACGCTCAACCTCTCGCACAACCGCCTCTCCGGCGCAATCCCCAAGGCCCTCGGGGACTTGCCGGTGACGGTGAGCTTCGACCTGAAGGGCAACAACCTGAGCGGCGAGATCCCCCAGACGGGCTCGTTCGCGAGCCAGGGGCCGACGGCGTTCCTCGCCAACCCCCTGCTCTGCGGGTTCCCGCTCCAGAAGGCCTGCAACAGCCCGGCCCAATCGGGTGCGCCATCGTCGGGCCCCAACAATTCGCCAACGACGGACTCCGACTCCCGGAAGGGCCTCAGCCCGGGGCTGATCATCCTAATCTCCGTCGCCGACGCGGCCGGGGTCGCGCTCCTCGGCCTCGTCGTCGTCTACATCTATTGGAAAAAGAAGGACACCGACACCTGCAGCTGCACGGGGAAAACCAAATTGGGCCGTGGAGGAGGCGGCGGGGGCTGCCGGGCCGCCGCCCGCATTTGCGTCTTCCCGTGCCTCGGGGGCGCGGGCGGCCACGAGGACTCCGAGGCGGAGGAACCGGAGAAGTCGGAGCGGAGCCACGGCGACAGCGGCGGCGCCGCCGGCAAGGAAGGGGACCTGGTGGCGATCGACCGGGGGTTCACGTTCGAGCTGGACGAGCTGCTGAGGGCGTCGGCGTACGTGCTGGGGAAGAGCGGGCTGGGGATCGTGTACAAGGTGGTGCTGGGGAACGGGGTGCCGGTGGCGGTGCGGCGGCTCGGGGAGGGCGGCGAGCAGCGGTACAAGGAGTTCGTGGCGGAGGTTCAGGCGATCGGGCGGGTGAAGCACCCCAACGTGGTGAAGCTGCGGGCCTACTACTGGGCCCCCGACGAGAAGCTCCTCATCAGCGACTTCATCTCCAATGGCAATCTCGCCTCCGCTCTACGAG GTAAAAGTGGCCAGCCTTCGTCGAGCCTTTCTTGGTCAACCAGGCTGCGAATCGCCAAAGGGACCGCCCGAGGATTGGCCTACCTCCACGAATGCAGCCCTCGGAAATTCGTGCACGGGGACGTCAAGCCATCCAACATCCTCCTCGACAACGAATTCCAAGCCTACATCTCCGATTTTGGCCTCAACAGGCTCATCTCCATCACCGGCAACAACCCATCTTCCGGAGGCTTCATCGGTGGGGCCCTGCCTTACTTCAAGTCGGTCCAGCCAGAGAAGGCCAACAACTACCGAGCCCCAGAGGCCCGCGTGCCTGGCAGCAGGCCGACACAGAAGTGGGACATCTACTCGTTCGGGGTTGTCTTGCTCGAGCTGCTCACGGGGAAGTCCCCGGAGCTGTCGCCTACCACTTCGACTTCCATCGAAGTGCCGGATATCGTAAGATGGGTCAGGAAGGGGTTCGAAGATGAGGTCCCGTTATCGGACATGGTTGACCCGATGTTGCTTCAAGAGGTGCATGCCAAGAAGGAGGTGCTAGCCGCGTTTCATGTGGCCCTAGCTTGCACGGAGGCCGACCCCGAGATCCGGCCCCGGATGAAGACAGTCTCTGAAAATCTCGAGAGGGTCGGTACATAA
- the LOC104415696 gene encoding proteasome subunit beta type-5-B, whose translation MKLDTSGLESTMPVFGVNKELFEGFSAAPAFEIPGACDFDNFQKEAVQMVKPAKGTTTLAFIFKEGVMVAADSRASMGGYISSQSVKKIIEINPHMLGTMAGGAADCQFWHRNLGIKCRLHELANKRRISVTGASKLLANILYSYRGMGLSVGTMIAGWDETGPGLYYVDSEGGRLKGTRFSVGSGSPYAYGVLDSGYRYDMSVEEAAELARRAIYHATFRDGASGGVASVYHVGPTGWKKLSGDDVGELHYHYHPVTPSTVEQEMAEVVAAP comes from the exons ATGAAGCTCGATACCAGCGGCCTCGAGTCCACCATGCCGGTTTTCGGGGTGAACAAGGAGCTTTTTGAGGGGTTTTCAGCTGCCCCGGCTTTTGAAATTCCTGGTGCTTGTGAT TTCGACAACTTTCAAAAAGAAGCTGTGCAGATGGTGAAGCCAGCTAAGGGAACTACTACCCtcgcttttatttttaaagaggGCGTTATGGTTGCTGCTGATTCTCGAGCTAGCATGGGAGGCTATATCT CATCTCAGTCCGTGAAGAAGATAATTGAAATAAATCCACACATGCTcggaacaatggctggaggagCTGCTGACTGCCAATTTTGGCACCGAAATCTCGGTATTAAG TGTCGGCTCCATGAATTGGCAAACAAACGGAGGATTTCAGTCACAGGGGCTTCAAAGCTCCTTGCAAACATTCTTTATTCCTATCGTGGAATGGGTCTATCAGTTGGGACGATGATCGCTGGCTGGGATGAGACG GGCCCAGGTCTATATTATGTGGACAGTGAGGGAGGAAGATTGAAAGGGACTCGTTTCTCGGTTGGATCTGGGTCACCATATGCATATGGGGTTTTGGATAGCGG CtatcgttatgacatgtcagTTGAAGAGGCTGCAGAATTGGCTAGAAGAGCCATTTACCATGCAACTTTTCGTGATGGAGCCAGTGGTGGAGTTGCAagcg TCTATCATGTGGGACCAACCGGTTGGAAGAAGCTATCTGGTGATGATGTTGGGGAGCTTCACTACCATTACCACCCTGTCACGCCTAGCACAGTGGAGCAGGAAATGGCTGAAGTAGTGGCGGCGCCATGA